In Candidatus Deferrimicrobium sp., the DNA window CGCGAGGCGGTCCGGGGGGCCGACGTCATCATCATGCTAAGGATCCAGCTTGAGAGGCAAAAAACCTCCTATTTTCCATCATTAAGGGAGTATTCCCAAAGGTATGGCTTGAATCGTGAAGTCTTCTCTCTCGCAAAGGATGACGCGGTGATCATGCATCCGGGGCCGATCAACCGTGGGGTGGAACTGTCCGACGAACTGGCAGACTGCGATCGGTCCTTGGTGCTGCGGCAGGTCGAGTCCGGGGTAGCCGTCCGGATGGCGCTTCTCTACCTTCTCGCTGGAGGTTCCCATGTTGCTCATTAAGGGAGGGAGGGTGATCGACCCGGCGTCCGGTCGGGACGAAATCGGCCACTTGGTGCTGGAGAACGGGAAGGTTCGCGAGTTCCTGGCGGGCGATGCTCCCGCGCAATTCCAGGGGGAGGTGATCTCCGCGGAGGGGAAGTGGGTCGTGCCCGGCCTGATCGACATGCACGTTCACCTGCGCGATCCTGGATACGAGTGGAAAGAGGACATCGCCACCGGGACACGCGCCGCCGCCGCCGGCGGATTCACCTCGGTCGTCTGCATGGCCAACACGAATCCGGTCAACGATTCCCCGGAGGTCACCCGGCACATCATCGAGAAAGCGTGTCGGGAAGGATGCGCGAACGTCTTTCCCGTGGCCGCGGTGACCCGCGGACTCGAAGGGAAGGAGATGGCGGACTTTTCCGAGCTGGCCGACGCCGGGGCGGTGGCGTTTTCGGACGACGGGAAGCCGGTGGAGAACTCCCTCCTGTTTCGGCGCGCGATGGAGTACGTACGTCCCTTCGGATATCGGATCCTCTCCCACGCGGAGGATACCGTCCTGGCCGGCGACGGCGCCGCGCACGAAGGGTGGATCGCCCGGAAGCTCGGGATTCCGGGGATCCCATCCGCGGCGGAGGAAGTCGCGATCGCACGGGACATCCTGATCGCCCGTCAGACGGGGGGGAAGCTGCACATCCAGCATATCAGCACCCGGATGGGGGTGGACCTTCTCCGGATGGCCCGCCGCGCCGGTCTCGACGTCACGGGCGAGACGGCTCCACAATACTTCACCCTGACCGACGCGGCGCTCGAAGGGTACGACACGAACGCGCGGATGAATCCGCCGCTGCGCGGCGAGGACGACCGGATGGCGATCCTCCAGGGGATCCAGGACGGGACGATCGACGCGATCGCCTGCGACCACGCTCCGCACGAGGCGTACGTCAAGAGGTGCGAATTCGTCGCCGCGGCCAATGGCATCATCGGCCTGCAGACCTCCCTTCCGCTTTCTCTTTCCCTGCTGGCCGGGGGAACGGTCGTTCCGGCCCGTCTCGTTGAACTGCTCTCCGCCGGACCCGCACGGATCCTCGGTCTGCGCGGTAAGGGAACGCTCGCCGCCGGCGCGGACGCCGACGTAACGATCATCGACATCGAGTCGGAATGGGAGTTCGGACCCGGAGACGTGCTTTCGAAGTCGAAGAACAGCCCCTTCCTCGGGTGGAAGATGCGCGGTCGCGCGGCCGCGACGATTTGCGGGGGGCGGGTCCGCCACTCGACGATCGCGGGAGTCACGGCGGATGCCTGACCGGAAATCCCTTCTCGTCCTGGCGGACGGCACGATCTTCGAGGGGACCGCCTTCGGGTACCTGGGGGAGTGCACCGGCGAGGTCGTCTTCAATACCGGAATGACAGGGTACCAGGAAGTGCTCACGGATCCTTCCTACAAGGGACAAATCGTCACGATGACGTATCCGGAGATCGGCAACACGGGGATCAACCCGGAGGACGTGGAATCGAACCGCCCCTGGATCGAGGGGTTCATCGTTCGCGAGGCCTGGGGCCCGCCGTCGAACTGGCGGCACGTGGAATCCCTCGACGCCTATCTTCGGCGGTATCACGTCTGCGGGATCGCGGGAATCGACACCCGCGCCCTCACAAGGCGTCTTCGTGACGGAGGATCCCAGATGGCGATCCTGTCGGCGACCGATCTCGACACGGGTCGCCTTGCGCAAAAAGCGCGGGAGCTCCCTTCCCTCGTGGGGCGCGACCTGGTGAAAGAGGTCACCTCCGACCATGCGGTCCATTGGACCACGGGGGACTGGGACCTCGAGAAGGGGTACCTGCCGGCCGCCGCCTTTCGGGGCAAGTTCGGACGCGTCCCGAGGATCGTCGCGATCGACTACGGGATCAAGCAGAACATTCTCCGAATGATGGTCTCCCACGGATTCGACGTTACCGTCGTGCCGGCCGGCGCCACCGGAGCGGAGGTCCTGGCGCTCTCCCCGGACGGCGTTTTCCTCTCGAATGGCCCGGGGGATCCCGAAGGCGTGCCGTACGCCGTCGAGACAGTCAGCGCGCTCCTCGGAAAAATCCCGATGTTCGGCATCTGCCTCGGGCACCAGATCATGGGGCTCGCGCTGGGCGGAAAGACGTTCAAGCTGAAGTTCGGCCACCACGGGTGCAACCAGCCGGTGAAGGACCTCGCGACCGGAAAGGTCGAGATCACGAGCCAGAACCATAATTATGCTGTCGATCCCGACTCCCTCGGCCCCATTGCCCGGATCACC includes these proteins:
- the carA gene encoding glutamine-hydrolyzing carbamoyl-phosphate synthase small subunit; the protein is MPDRKSLLVLADGTIFEGTAFGYLGECTGEVVFNTGMTGYQEVLTDPSYKGQIVTMTYPEIGNTGINPEDVESNRPWIEGFIVREAWGPPSNWRHVESLDAYLRRYHVCGIAGIDTRALTRRLRDGGSQMAILSATDLDTGRLAQKARELPSLVGRDLVKEVTSDHAVHWTTGDWDLEKGYLPAAAFRGKFGRVPRIVAIDYGIKQNILRMMVSHGFDVTVVPAGATGAEVLALSPDGVFLSNGPGDPEGVPYAVETVSALLGKIPMFGICLGHQIMGLALGGKTFKLKFGHHGCNQPVKDLATGKVEITSQNHNYAVDPDSLGPIARITHVNLNDGTVEGLSVPSMRCFSVQYHPESSPGPHDSRYLFTRFHRYLCGEEEL
- a CDS encoding dihydroorotase, whose protein sequence is MLLIKGGRVIDPASGRDEIGHLVLENGKVREFLAGDAPAQFQGEVISAEGKWVVPGLIDMHVHLRDPGYEWKEDIATGTRAAAAGGFTSVVCMANTNPVNDSPEVTRHIIEKACREGCANVFPVAAVTRGLEGKEMADFSELADAGAVAFSDDGKPVENSLLFRRAMEYVRPFGYRILSHAEDTVLAGDGAAHEGWIARKLGIPGIPSAAEEVAIARDILIARQTGGKLHIQHISTRMGVDLLRMARRAGLDVTGETAPQYFTLTDAALEGYDTNARMNPPLRGEDDRMAILQGIQDGTIDAIACDHAPHEAYVKRCEFVAAANGIIGLQTSLPLSLSLLAGGTVVPARLVELLSAGPARILGLRGKGTLAAGADADVTIIDIESEWEFGPGDVLSKSKNSPFLGWKMRGRAAATICGGRVRHSTIAGVTADA